One Flavobacterium cerinum genomic window, AATGTTATTATTGTGCGATTGGGTCATCTTAAAGGACTGCAAACCAAAACCGATCCGCATAGTAATGATTTTTACGTTTATGTGGGCGAAGCCTATAAAATGCTTGATAAAAGAAAATAATTGAATACATTATATAAGCCATGTTAGAAAAAATCAGATTGGAGAACATTCTTTTTCTGGATATTGAAACTGTTCCGGAAGAAGAAAATTTCAATGCCTTAGACGAAATCAAACAAGAACTTTACAGCCTGAAAACACAATATCAGCGAAAAGACGATTTCACTCCGGAAGAATTTTACGACCGGGCCGGTATTTGGGCTGAATTCGGAAAAATTGTCTGTATTTCCGTAGGTTATTTTACCTTACGCAGTGATGTTCGTCACTTTAGAGTTACTTCCTTTTTTGGGGATGAAATTAAAATTCTAAAAGATTTCAGCAATTTACTCGCTAATCATTTTAATCAACCGCAACATATTTTATGTGGACACAATGCCAAGGAATTTGATTTCCCGTTTATCGCCCGGCGAATGATTATTAACGGAATTGCGATTCCTCCCAAATTAAACCTTTTCGGAAAAAAACCATGGGAAGTCCCGCATTTGGATACGTTAGAATTATGGAAGTTCGGTGATTTCAAACATTTTACTTCTTTAAAATTACTAACGAATATTCTTCATATTCCGTCGCCAAAAGACGATATCGACGGCAGTCAGGTCGGACACGTTTATTATGTTGAAAAAGATATTGACCGGATTATTCATTATTGTGAAAAAGACGTGATAGCCGTTGCCCAGATTCTATTACGATTTCGTCGTGAGGATTTGCTGATTGAAGATGAAATCATCTTTGTTTAATTACCTTTGCTGTAATGAAAGAGCCTCTTTTACAAATAAAAAATGTAACCGTTTCGTTCCGGAAAGAAGGAAACTGGACTCCGATTGTGAAAAACAGTCAATTTGATCTTTATGAAAATGAAATACTGGGGATTGTCGGAGAATCCGGATCCGGAAAATCGGTAACGTCACTGGCTATTATGGGATTACTCCCAAAAATGATTTCCAAAGTAAGTGAAGGTGAAATTATACTGAACGGAAAAAACATCGCTGCTTTATCAGAAAAAGAATGGCAAAAATTAAAAGGTAACGATATTGCAATGATTTTTCAGGAGCCGATGAGTTCACTGAATCCTTCCTTAAAATGTGGTTTTCAGGTAGCCGAAATTTTGATGCAACATACCGATTTATCGCAAAAAGAAATCCAACAGGAAGTCCTTTCGTTATTCGAAAAAGTCAAATTACCCAATCCTGAAATTATATTTGACAAATACCCGCACCAAATTTCAGGTGGCCAAAAGCAACGCGTAATGATTGCCATGGCTATCGCCTGTAAGCCTAAAATTTTAATTGCTGATGAGCCCACAACCGCTTTAGATGTGACGGTTCAAAAAGAAATTATACAGCTGTTAAAAGAACTACAGCAACAAACCAAAATGAGTATTATCTTTATTTCACATGATCTCTCATTGGTTTCCGATATTGCAAACCGCGTACTGGTGATGTATAAAGGTGAAATTGTAGAACAGGGTGATGCCCAACAAATTTTTAAAAATCCGCAGCACAATTATACTAAAGCTTTGATTGCTTCCCGGCCGTCATTGGAATTTCGTGTAAAAAAACTGCCTACGATTCAGGATTTTTTAAATAATACAATCGACAGCACCATTATTACGGATGAAATCCGTGCCGAAAATCATAAAAAACTATACGCACAACAACCTTTACTGGAAGTACAGAATGTAGAAAAAGAATATTTTTCTACAGCCGGATTATTCGGAAAAAAAACGTCCTTTAAAGCGGTAAACGATGTCAGTTTTAAAATATATGAAGGTGAGACACTGGGGCTTGTCGGCGAAAGCGGTTGCGGAAAATCAACTTTAGGAAATGCTATTTTACAGTTAGATAAAGCAACTGCCGGTCATATACTTTATAAAGGACAGGATATTACCCGTCTTTCCTCTTCTGAAATACGAAATCTTCGAAAAGAGATACAGATTATTTTTCAGGATCCGTATTCTTCCTTAAATCCGAGAATTCCGGTAGGAAAAGCCATTATGGAACCGATGCAGGTTCATGGTTTATATAAAAATGATGCTGAGCGCAAACAAAAAACAATTGAAATACTGGAAAGAGTCGGACTAGGCGAAGACTATTTTAACCGTTACCCGCATGAATTTTCCGGCGGTCAACGACAACGGATCGGAATTGCCCGTACTATTGCTTTACAACCAAAGATTATTGTTTGTGACGAATCGGTTTCGGCATTGGATATTTCCGTTCAGGCACAGGTTTTAAATTTATTGAACGAACTAAAAGAGAATTTCGGTTTTACATATATTTTTATTTCGCATGATCTTGCCGTTGTCAAATATATGTCCGATCAGGTTTTGGTGATGAATAAAGGGCAAATCGAAGAAATCGGTGATGCAGACGAATTGTATGCACATCCGCAAAAAGAATACACTAAAAAACTGATTGCTGCTATTCCAAAAGGAAACTAGCAGCTAGTTTTTATACCTGACAGGTTTTAAAACCTGTCAGGTATAAAAAAGCCTGTTCGATTTACCGAACAGGCTTTTTTATAAAATACGGGGTTGTATTAGTCGATTTTCATCTCCGGAATATCACCTTCTACAATAAGGTTGGCTTCCGTTGCTTTAATAATTTCATCAACTGTAACTCCCGGTGCTCTTTCCAATAGTTTAAATCCGTTAGGTGTAATTTCGATTACAGCTAATTCGGTTACCACTTTTTTCACACATTTTACTCCGGTTAACGGCAATGTACATTCTTTTAAGATTTTGGATTCACCGGCTTTATTTACGTGCATCATTGCAACAATAATATTTTCTGCCGAAGCCACTAAATCCA contains:
- a CDS encoding 3'-5' exonuclease; protein product: MLEKIRLENILFLDIETVPEEENFNALDEIKQELYSLKTQYQRKDDFTPEEFYDRAGIWAEFGKIVCISVGYFTLRSDVRHFRVTSFFGDEIKILKDFSNLLANHFNQPQHILCGHNAKEFDFPFIARRMIINGIAIPPKLNLFGKKPWEVPHLDTLELWKFGDFKHFTSLKLLTNILHIPSPKDDIDGSQVGHVYYVEKDIDRIIHYCEKDVIAVAQILLRFRREDLLIEDEIIFV
- a CDS encoding ABC transporter ATP-binding protein encodes the protein MKEPLLQIKNVTVSFRKEGNWTPIVKNSQFDLYENEILGIVGESGSGKSVTSLAIMGLLPKMISKVSEGEIILNGKNIAALSEKEWQKLKGNDIAMIFQEPMSSLNPSLKCGFQVAEILMQHTDLSQKEIQQEVLSLFEKVKLPNPEIIFDKYPHQISGGQKQRVMIAMAIACKPKILIADEPTTALDVTVQKEIIQLLKELQQQTKMSIIFISHDLSLVSDIANRVLVMYKGEIVEQGDAQQIFKNPQHNYTKALIASRPSLEFRVKKLPTIQDFLNNTIDSTIITDEIRAENHKKLYAQQPLLEVQNVEKEYFSTAGLFGKKTSFKAVNDVSFKIYEGETLGLVGESGCGKSTLGNAILQLDKATAGHILYKGQDITRLSSSEIRNLRKEIQIIFQDPYSSLNPRIPVGKAIMEPMQVHGLYKNDAERKQKTIEILERVGLGEDYFNRYPHEFSGGQRQRIGIARTIALQPKIIVCDESVSALDISVQAQVLNLLNELKENFGFTYIFISHDLAVVKYMSDQVLVMNKGQIEEIGDADELYAHPQKEYTKKLIAAIPKGN